TTTATCCATTTCCTTAGAAGAGTAAATAAAATCCTTATCCTCAATAACCTGTTCCCTAAGACGTCTTATTTCTTCAGAATATTTAATAGTTAATTTCCTTGTATCTGATAGCTCATTTCTTAGATTGATCAAATCAGTAATATTTCTAGTATTGGAAACTACACCAATTAATTCATTTTTTGAATCCATAATTGGACTTGCAGTCGTTAAAGCTGACTTGCCTGATACATATTTATGAATTGTTGAGACTCTTTTCTTATCCTTTATCACTGTAAGAGATAGTGCCTTGTTTATTATTCCTGCTTCTAATAAATCGTTTAAACTATTACCAACCAGTTCCTTTCTTGTAAGCCCAGTAGTCTCTTCATAAGCATCATTTAAGTAGACTACATATCCCTGGTTATCTGAAATTAATATCCCATCAGATGATGAATCTATAGCTCCTATAATCAATTCTTTATCCATATTGCCCCCCTAATCTTGACTGGTGTCAGACTGACCCCTTAAATCAATTCCTTTATACCATCAATAGCATAATCATAGTCTTCGACTTCACCAAATCCATATCTAGCATATACAAAAGGGATATTGGCAAATTTTGCTGCCCATTGATCACCCTCTGTATCCCCTACATATATAGAAGACTTTAGCTTGTTCCTCTCCATTACTAGCTTAATATTTTCCCCCTTTGAAAGGCCTGTCCTTCCTATATGCTCGAAATCAGTGAAATATATCTCGAATCTGTAATATTTTAAGAAGCTTTCGATATATCCGTGTTGACAGTTGCTTACAATAAATAATTTATACTTTTTTGAAAGCTCTATTAGCACATCTTCAAGGCCAGGATATAGTCTTCCTCCATGGGCCTCAATATACTTCATTTCATTATTGCTGCATTTCTCTTCAATCTCCTTTATTTTATCATCATTTAGATAAAAAAGGAAAGTCTTAAAAATCTTATCAATAGGTGTTCCCATAAAGCCTTCTATATCTTCTTTAGTAAACTTATTTATAACATCATCGTATTTTTCTACCACTTGATTCCATGCTATTAAAATTTCATTGGTGGAATCCCAAAGAGTTCCATCTAGATCAAATATTACACTGTCTAGGTTTTTAATCTTATCTAATATAATAGTAGTCATTTATTTTCTCCTTCTGCTACTTTATTGACCTTCTTTATCCTCAGGAAAAATATCTTCCAATATTCTTGATACCTCTTCCAGCTGGGATTTTTCTATGAATATATCAGACCCAAATACGGATCCACCAGCAAATAATCTCATATAGCCACCAGCTCCACGATCCTTGATAATATATGGGATATTATTTTCTTCTAGCAAGCTCTTAATCGTCAGGAGCTCAAAATCATCATTTGTTGAGCGGAGTAATACCAATTCTATTTCTGAATTATTATCTTTCTTTTTCTTAAACATTAGTCCAAACCACCTTTCATGTTGATATTGCTTAAATAGCAGAACTCTACCAATTAATCATTTAATATTAGGTAGTAAAACTTTACTAGCAAAAAGGACAAGAAGCCTATTAATATAGCAGCAAAAACTCTGTTTAATTTATCCTGAATTATGACAAAAGTAAGAAGGGTAATAGCTAATGCAAGTGAATATATTAATGTATATATGACTATTAAAAATCTTTTTCTATTTCCACTTATATCCTTATCTTTAACTTTCTTAGCCATCCTATCTGGTGTTACAGAAGTAAAGACAATCTCTAGTATAATCTCTAAGAATTCTGTAATCATTAAATCACCTCGTTACATTTAAAAGAACACTTAAACAATAATCCCTTATCTCTATATATTATTCAAAACATCTAATAATCCTTCTTTTTTAATTAAATAATTAATATAGGAAAAGCTTCCAACTATATTTATGAAAGCAGGAATACCTTCATTAGTGTAATGTCATATAGTTCATATAATGATGTAAGGATTAGAAAGTCCATGTGTTTTATTTATTTATTGATAACGAACACTCGTTCTGTTATAGTAGAACATAAGAAATAGAATTTGATTGAAGTAGGGGTGAAAAAATGGAGAGAGCACTAAAGAAGAGATTGATTGCAGTAATTCCCAAATATATAGCTAACCAAGGTAATTGTACACTGATTTATACCGAGGAAGAAAATCCTCTTATTTTAGAAAATACAATTACTACAGTAATGAAGAGAATTGGAAGGCATCATATGGTTGATTTAGATGCAATGAAGGAAAGAAACGGAAAGCTGATAAATGCCTCATACCCTGTCCCCATTTATTTAAATGATCAGGTCCTAATTCCAATTAAGGTGAGGAAGCCCTTTGGGAAAAATGATAAATCCTTTGGTTATGTTAATTTGGAGTATATAGAGAATACCAGACCGGAAAATAACTATACCCTAATACTACTTAAGAATCAAATAGAGATAAAATGCTTATTTAGAAAGGAGACCCTTAATAAGCACATTTCTAATGGTAATATTATAAAGAGCTACTATGAAAAAAGGAGTATAGGCCATTATATAAGTGGAGAAATAAAAATAGCTGAAGAAAACACTTCAATCTACCAGAGTGACAGGACTATTATTAATTTGTATTTGAATACCGAACTCCTTAAAAAGAAAGGTTAAGCCAAGTAAATAACCAAAGGGGACGGTTCCCATTGGTTATTTACTTTAGCCTTTGGTTATTTTGGAAAAAGTCCTTCCATGGATCTTCCTTGTCAATCCTTTGGAGTGCATCCCACATATTGATACCGTCAGGTGCAACGGTGTCTAGCTCATCCCAGGAAATAGGCATTGATACTTTAGCTCCTTTTCTTGCCCTTAGGGAATATGGTGCTATAGAGGTGGCTCCCCTACCGTTACGAATCCAGTCGATAAAGATTCTTCCCTTACGGCTAGCCTTTCTTACATTACTTGTATACCGGTCTGGCCACTTCTTTTCCATAACCACAGCCACAAGCCTTGAAAACTCATAGAAGGCATCCCAGCTAGCAGATGGTTGTAGGGGAACAAGTATATGGTAACCCTTACCTCCACTGGTTTTTAGGTATGACTTCAGGGAAAGTTCAGAGAGAATTTCCTTAACATCCATAACCCCTTGCCTTACTGTAGAAAGATCCATTCCCTCATCAGGATCTAAATCGAATACCATTATGTCCGGTTTATCTAAGTGGTCTACATTACTTCCCCAAGTATGAAACTCCAAGCTCCCCATCTGCGCCTCTGATATTAGGCCCTGTTTACTTTCAATATAAAAGTAATCTTCCGATTTACCCTTTCTATTTATAATAGGTGTAGCTACAGTGCCTTTACCAGCTGAAGCGGGATGTTTCTTATAGAAGCAGGTACCTGATACCCCCTTTGGACAACGGGTATTGTCAAAGATTTTAATGTAAAATCTCTGGCAACCCTTGATTTTTAATCATTTATCTTAATAAAAATATCCACCCCCTAAATAAGGGATAAATAATTTATATTTCTATACAAAAATGGATGACAAATATCCATTTCTTAGTTATAATATCGTCGTCCAAAACAATCTAAACCAGAAAGGAATTGTCATCCATGTACGATATTATAGCTTATTTACTACAATGTATTCAAGTTCAAAACAATATTATTTTATATCTTTTATTTTGTTTAGGTGCCATCAAGGCTTCTAAGCAGCTTGATGAGCCAGTTGATAAGCCATACCGTAAACTTAAAGTTGATGATATGCCTATCTTTGATAAGGTCAAAAAGCACGATTACAAGGACCTTCTTAGAAAACATATACTGGATAAGGGTAAGGAGCTTAAACCTGTAAATTCTAAAGTTCCTGTTCCTGAATCTATTACATGCCCTTGTTGTGGTGCACCCCACATTTATATTTATGATAACAATGGTGGTAAAGGCCAATTTAAGTGTAAAGTCTGTAAGTCTGTTTTTAACCGTAAAAACTTTTTCTCTAAATCTGTAATTTTAAGGTGTCCTCATTGCAATAAGACTCTTGATCCTATTAAAGACCGCAAATTCTTTGTTATCTACAAATGTAAGAATAATGATTGTTCTTTTTATGTTAAAAACCTTAATTCTTTATCTAAAGATCAAAAGGAACTATTCGAAGAAAAACCTCATACCTTTAAAATGCGATATATTTACAGAGCATTTAATATTGACTTTAAGCCTTTATCCAGGATTTCTCCCGTTAAAGGTTCTGTTGCTTTACCTAAAATTTATGCTTCTAATCATGTTCTTGGTCTTGTCTTGACCTATTATGTTAATTATGGTCTCAGTGCTAGAAAGACTGCATCTATTATGAAGGATATACACCAGGTAAATATCTCTCATCAGACTGTTCTTAATTACGCTAATACCGTAAGTGTCATTACCAAGCCATTTGTTGACCATTATCCATATGAGTTGTCAGATTCTATTTGCGGTGATGAAACATACATTAGGGTTAATGGTAAATGGCACTATATCTTCTTTTTCTTTGATGCTGTTAAGAAGATAATTCTTTCTTACCATGTATCTCCTAATCGTGATACTCCATCAGCCATTATAGCTTTAGATGATGTTTTATCTAAATTTAAATATATTCCTAAGCATCTTAATATCATTGTTGATGGTAATCCTATTTACCTTCTAGCCCAACATTTCTTTGCACAGAATGACATTTTCTTTGATGTTTCTCAGGTTATTGGCCTTACTAATGAGGATCCTGTTTCCAAGGAACTTAGACCTCTTAAGCAGATTATTGAACGTCTTAACCGTACCTTTAAAGGAAATTACAGGTCATCTCATGGATTTGGTGCTGAACATGGCTCAGTTACCTTTGTTACATTATTTGCTGTCTATTTTAACTTTCTTAGACCTCATGCATCATTGGAAGCTAGTGTGCCAGTTGTTGTTCCTGAACTGGAGGTACTCCCAAATATGCCTGCAAGATGGATCAAATTAATACAGCTTTCCGAAGAATACATATCTTCCTGTGCTTAAAAGTCTTGTTTTTAGATTCTTGAGCCCGAAACAGCAGCCACCGAAGGCTTGCCCTTGACAAAAATGTTTAAGAAAATGCTACAATGAACATTTCAAGGGCTATTTGTGTTGTCTTGTTTTTGAGTTCCCTTCGCCCTTGTTAGTTTTCCATCAGCATTTTCTTATTTTTGTCAAGGGTGGCGGTAGAACCAAGACACATTTTGATTATTCCAGTTAGTTTTTTGCCTTTTATTTTTTCATAGAACTTTTTACATTACCATCTAAATTAAGCTCTTTTCGTTTTAGAAAGCGCTACAATTACAACAGAAGTCATTATCAGCGAAAATCCTAGTATATCTATAGGCAAAAACTTCGTCCCCAGGAATACTGAGGAACAGACCGTCGCAGATAGAGGTTCCATAAAAGCAATTGTACTCGCTGCAATTGGTCCTATTTCAGATACTCCTTGTAGATAGAGCGAAAAACCAACTGCTGTGCCCAGGACAACTATAACGATAATTGAGATAATGGTTTTTAAATTAAATACTATGTCATAATTCCAGGGTCTTATAAAGAATAATAAAATTATACCGGCAAATAACATAGCATAGGCATTTACGATTGCACTTCCCCATTTATCTATCAATCTACCGGGCATAACAGTATAGGTCATCATTGCCAGTGCTGACAATAATCCCCAAGTCAGTGCTTCCTTGGATATACTCAGGGTGTTTATGTTTCCTCTAGTAGATACTATAAATGCCCCTGTAACAGCTAATAGGACCCCCAATACTTCCGTCTTGTAAGGAAGTCTCCTTTTGGTTATGCAAACATAAAAAACGATTAGTGTTGGTCCTAGATATTGAAGTACAGTTGCAGTACCTGCATTGGAATAATTTATCGCCATATAATATGTAAGCTGAGATGTAGTAAGCCCAAATAATCCAAAGGCTAATAACATAAAGACGCTATTTCCGTCATTTAGAATATGGGTAATCTTATTCCCGTATTTAAAGAAACTGTAAGATATAAGTATGATTCCGGAAAATAGTAATCTGATATTGGTAATCCATATTGGGGATGCATATCCACCAGAGAATAAATATTGTGCAAAGGTACCAGCTATACCCCAAATTATGGCAGCAGTACCGGTTAGCAAAAGTCCTTTCCAAGCTTTACTTTTCTTTTTCATTCACGCCTCCATAGCTTGATTAAAGCAATTAAGATAATTATAATTTTATCATATTTATAATTTAAAGCAATGAATTCAATTATAATTATAAGGCTTTCTTATGTTATGATTAAGTTTGCTTATACGGGGTATATATTTACAGATTAGTGATAATCATTTTCAAAATAAAATACTGGAGGTATATTATGGTTAAAATTGGAAAAAAGGCACCTGATTTTGAAATAGCTGCATTTTACAAGGGTCAAATTACTCAAGTTAAATTGTCAGATTATCTTGGCAAATGGACGATTTTATTCTTCTATCCCGGAGATTTCACCTTTGTCTGAGTTACTGAATTAGCTGCAGTTGCAGCCAGATATAGTGAATTTGAAGCACTTGGAGCTGAAGTAATAGCTATCTCTTTAGACAGTCCTTTTGTTCATAAGGTTTGGAACGAGCAAGAACTGGCAGAAATGGTAGAAGGCGGAGCACCATTTGTTATGGCAACAGACCCTGCAGGTTCTATAGGACAAATCTATCATGTGTTTGACGAGTATTCATGCATGGATGTTCGTGGTACATTTATTTTAGATCCGGAAGGAGTAGTTGTAGGATACGAAGTATTAACTCCTCCGGTAGGAAGAAATATAGATGAAATACTAAGACAAATTGAGGCTTTCCAACATGTTCATAATGTAAAGAACGAAGTAATGCCATCAGGTTGGAGACCAGGCAAGAAGACATTAAAACCTGGTGAAGATTTAGTAGGAAATGTATGGAAAGAATGGGATGTTAAAGACGCAGAATAGAATTTATTCACTCATCTTTCTAAATAGCAAAAGCAGTAGTTTAAAAACTACTGCCAGACTGAAGACAAACCCTGATTAAAAAGGCAGTGCGAAATAATCTCTGTAAATTATTTATTTCCTATAATTAGTTAATGTTTATGAGGGTGGATTTTACTGCCCTCATTATTTATTTATATATCAAGCTTGATATATTGTCAATTTTTTCTTTGCAGAGCCTGAGGTAAATAATAAGAGGAGCCACCGAAGGGGACCATTGATAAGGGTTCTAAAAAATGGTACACTAAGCCGACGAAGGCAAAATACATACTTATCAGTCTTTGCTTCGCCTTCGGTATTTACCTTGCACCATTTTTTAGGTTCTTTGTCAATGGTGGCGGAGTGTGTTAGTTCTCTAAATCATGCATTATTCTCAATTCTCCTACTATTGATCCCCAACTTCTTAATGGAATATTCCATTTCTTTGCAATTATATTTGTAGCTAAGTATAGTGCTTTCATCAGTGACGTAGCACTTGGGAATACTGATCTATTACGGTTTAACCGTCTGTATGAGCTATTTAAACTCTCTATAGCATTCGTAGTATATATTATTTTTCTAACTTCCTTAGAATACTTAAAGATTGGCGTTATTGAATTCCACTCCCTTTCCCATCTATCCATTGATCCTGGATATTTTTTATCCCATGCTTCAGCTACTTTCAAACGATTCTTATTTGCTACTTCTTCGTCAGGTGCGTGATATATTGTTTTTAAATCATTTGCAAATTGTTTTCTATCTTTGTACGATACGTATTTTAATGTGTTTCTTACCATGTGAACTATACAGGTTTGCCACTCAGCTTTTGGATATGCCGCTGATATGGACTCTTCTATACCTATTAGTCCATCTGAACAGATAATGTAGATATCTTTTACTCCTCTGTTTTTTAGGCTATTTAGGACTCCTAACCAGTATTTACTACTTTCGTTTTGTCCTACATATATTCCTAATACTTCTTTAAGCCCATCTTCGTTTATTCCGAGTATTATATATGCTGCTTTCTTTGATATTAAACCCTCTTCTTTAACAGAAAAGTGAATAGCATCAATGAACACTACAGGATAAGTCTCTGACAGTGGTCTTTTTTGCCAGTCTTCTATTTCCGGCAGAATTTTGTCGGTTATGTCTGAAACCAGTCCATCACTAACTTCAAATCCATAGATATCATAGATTTGTTCAGATATTTGTCTAGTACTCAAACCTCTTGCATACATTCCTATTACCTTATTTTCTATCTCAGATATGTCTTTTTGTCTCTTTTTTACAATTTGAGGTTCAAAGCTTGAGTCTCTATCTTGAGGTACTGATATTTCAGATTCACCCATACTTGATCGTATTCTTTTAGTTTTGTATCCATTTCTAGAGTTTTCATTGTCACTTCTTTGGTTTGTTTCATATCCTAAATGGTGCTCCATTTCGGCTTCTAACATGCTTTCTATAGTATCTCCTAGTAAATCCTTAATAGCATCATGTATGTCCTTTGCCGACTCAATTTCATACTCATTGATTAGATAAGATATGATTTCTTTTTTTCCTTCACTTAATTTTTTTCTTCTTGCCATTTTAAAAAGCCTCCTATGTTATTTTTATTTTAACTAATCATAGGAAGCTATTCAATATTTACAGACTTTTTTTCGCAGTCTCACTTGATACCGCTGATTAGAGCTTTTCTCAAGATTTTTTATTCGTTTACATCGATATTCATCACATTTTTAAAAAAGGATATAGATTTCTTTTTAATGCATTCCCTTATTTTGCATTTACCGCAATGCTCTGGTTTCCCATTATTACTATTCAAACACCACGCGCAAGTTTTTTATGGTAACAGTGTTTATAACAAACCATGGAGTTCATTCCGCATGGAGCAAAGAAAATTATATCAATATTTTCTTTTAGTTTTTTCATAGATGCTCGCTCCATCTGCAATTTCTAATTTAACTTTTATTATCATCACCTTTAGTTTTCTTCGACTTCTTCTCAATCATTTTAATTGTATCCAAATAATGTTTTTCTACTTCCGTCAAAGTTTTTGCTTGGTACTTTCTATATTCAGCTTGAGCTTTATCTATTGCCTGCTGATGACTTACTTTTCCCGGACCATCAAGAAGCTGCTCTCCTGTTGAGGAAAGGATGGCATCGAGATGTGAGATATAGTCTTTCATATACATGGGATTTTTCCTCATCGCTTGAATTTCAGCGAAATCAAAATAACCCGATACCAAGTTATTCAAAACTTTTAGTTCTTTTTCATCCAAGTAATTTTTAGCGATTCTGATATCTTTCAATCTTGGCAACTCGCCTGAAAAAGTAGTTAAGCCCATAAAAGGTTTATCTGCATCCACTCTGTCATAGATAAGCTCAGCTGCAGTATGACCATGAGCAGCAAAGTGTAATTTATTTTGCACAATCTTAAAGAATTGTATAGACTCATCACTTTTAGGGTCATAGTCCACACTGGTAGCATATAAATCTAATACTTGACGATACATAACCTTTTCAGAAGATCGAATATCACGTATACGATCTATTAGCTCTTTCCAGTAATTTCCGCCACTGAGCTCCTTGAGCCTTTCATCATCCATGGTGAATCCTTTGAGCATATATTCTTTTAATCGCTCAGTTGCCCATATTCTAAAGCGCGTAGCAACGGAAGATTTGATTCGATATCCTAAGGAAATAATCATATCCAGATTGTAATAGAGAATCTGTCTCGTCACTTCCCTATTGCCCTCTTTTCGAACCTGTCGGAATTCCCGACAGGTTGAATTTCGATCTAATTCCCCTTCAGAATATATGTTACCTATATGTTCAACAACATTGGTTCTTGAAGTCTGAAATAGCTCAGCCATCTGTTGTTGAGTCAGCCAAATTGTTTCGTCCTCAAGCTTCCACATCTATATGTGTTAATCCATCTTCTGATTGATAGATTATAATTTCTCCGTTATTTTTATCTTCCATTGGTCAGCTCCTTTTTTGTTTGACATCAGGGTCTATTCTTATTTACAATTCTTTTTATGAGCCTTTAACTTCTTCATAGCCCAATCATAATGGCTAGCTGTAGCACTTACAAAATAGGAACCAAGGGTACTGCCGCCTACCCAAGGAAATACATCCTTGGTAAATAGCTCTTTGTCTGAAAAAGTCTCTGCAAGTTTCATTACGTCATTGTGTGATTTCTTATACATTTTTTCTGCGTCTTCTAAGGACGTATCTTGATGTTTCTTCCAAAACTCCACATTCATGTCACCATAGGTTTTCCAGTTATAGGGTGGAATAAGAAAAGGTCTGTCTTCACCTTTCATATTTGAAGATACCCAATTAAGTAATAGTTGATGCCATTCATAAAGGTGAATGAGAATGTCCCTGAGATTCTTATCTCTTTTCCAATGGGCTTCTTTTTTCTTTACATCGGACGAAAAATCAAAAGGTGTATTAAATTCCTTTTCTGTCATAGTGGCAATGAGGTCATTTAGCTTCTCAAAATTAATTTGAGATGCACTAGTTAAATCGGTTTTTGATGTTGGTCTAGCCATGATAATCCTCCTTTTCCTCTCATAGCAATATAATTCATTTTCGGAATATTCACTATCCAGGGTACTTTTTTTGCTCGATAGATGTCTTTGTACTCTTTTAAAAATCAAATATCATTTCATTTCCTATATTCATTTTTCTAATTTCATTATACAGAAATATATATGACAACTGACTGTCATATTATAAATAGTTTTTTATACTATCTTCTAATCTCTGTCTAATGATATTTTTGATTGAAAGAGGTTCTATTACAGTAGCAAAAGACCCAAAAGATAGAATATAGCTATAAACCCATTCATCCTCAAG
The sequence above is a segment of the Peptoniphilaceae bacterium AMB_02 genome. Coding sequences within it:
- a CDS encoding IS256 family transposase, with protein sequence MARRKKLSEGKKEIISYLINEYEIESAKDIHDAIKDLLGDTIESMLEAEMEHHLGYETNQRSDNENSRNGYKTKRIRSSMGESEISVPQDRDSSFEPQIVKKRQKDISEIENKVIGMYARGLSTRQISEQIYDIYGFEVSDGLVSDITDKILPEIEDWQKRPLSETYPVVFIDAIHFSVKEEGLISKKAAYIILGINEDGLKEVLGIYVGQNESSKYWLGVLNSLKNRGVKDIYIICSDGLIGIEESISAAYPKAEWQTCIVHMVRNTLKYVSYKDRKQFANDLKTIYHAPDEEVANKNRLKVAEAWDKKYPGSMDRWEREWNSITPIFKYSKEVRKIIYTTNAIESLNSSYRRLNRNRSVFPSATSLMKALYLATNIIAKKWNIPLRSWGSIVGELRIMHDLEN
- a CDS encoding DMT family transporter is translated as MKKKSKAWKGLLLTGTAAIIWGIAGTFAQYLFSGGYASPIWITNIRLLFSGIILISYSFFKYGNKITHILNDGNSVFMLLAFGLFGLTTSQLTYYMAINYSNAGTATVLQYLGPTLIVFYVCITKRRLPYKTEVLGVLLAVTGAFIVSTRGNINTLSISKEALTWGLLSALAMMTYTVMPGRLIDKWGSAIVNAYAMLFAGIILLFFIRPWNYDIVFNLKTIISIIVIVVLGTAVGFSLYLQGVSEIGPIAASTIAFMEPLSATVCSSVFLGTKFLPIDILGFSLIMTSVVIVALSKTKRA
- the ligD gene encoding non-homologous end-joining DNA ligase, which encodes MKGCQRFYIKIFDNTRCPKGVSGTCFYKKHPASAGKGTVATPIINRKGKSEDYFYIESKQGLISEAQMGSLEFHTWGSNVDHLDKPDIMVFDLDPDEGMDLSTVRQGVMDVKEILSELSLKSYLKTSGGKGYHILVPLQPSASWDAFYEFSRLVAVVMEKKWPDRYTSNVRKASRKGRIFIDWIRNGRGATSIAPYSLRARKGAKVSMPISWDELDTVAPDGINMWDALQRIDKEDPWKDFFQNNQRLK
- a CDS encoding DDE-type integrase/transposase/recombinase, yielding MYDIIAYLLQCIQVQNNIILYLLFCLGAIKASKQLDEPVDKPYRKLKVDDMPIFDKVKKHDYKDLLRKHILDKGKELKPVNSKVPVPESITCPCCGAPHIYIYDNNGGKGQFKCKVCKSVFNRKNFFSKSVILRCPHCNKTLDPIKDRKFFVIYKCKNNDCSFYVKNLNSLSKDQKELFEEKPHTFKMRYIYRAFNIDFKPLSRISPVKGSVALPKIYASNHVLGLVLTYYVNYGLSARKTASIMKDIHQVNISHQTVLNYANTVSVITKPFVDHYPYELSDSICGDETYIRVNGKWHYIFFFFDAVKKIILSYHVSPNRDTPSAIIALDDVLSKFKYIPKHLNIIVDGNPIYLLAQHFFAQNDIFFDVSQVIGLTNEDPVSKELRPLKQIIERLNRTFKGNYRSSHGFGAEHGSVTFVTLFAVYFNFLRPHASLEASVPVVVPELEVLPNMPARWIKLIQLSEEYISSCA
- a CDS encoding DUF2007 domain-containing protein → MFKKKKDNNSEIELVLLRSTNDDFELLTIKSLLEENNIPYIIKDRGAGGYMRLFAGGSVFGSDIFIEKSQLEEVSRILEDIFPEDKEGQ
- a CDS encoding virulence RhuM family protein codes for the protein MAELFQTSRTNVVEHIGNIYSEGELDRNSTCREFRQVRKEGNREVTRQILYYNLDMIISLGYRIKSSVATRFRIWATERLKEYMLKGFTMDDERLKELSGGNYWKELIDRIRDIRSSEKVMYRQVLDLYATSVDYDPKSDESIQFFKIVQNKLHFAAHGHTAAELIYDRVDADKPFMGLTTFSGELPRLKDIRIAKNYLDEKELKVLNNLVSGYFDFAEIQAMRKNPMYMKDYISHLDAILSSTGEQLLDGPGKVSHQQAIDKAQAEYRKYQAKTLTEVEKHYLDTIKMIEKKSKKTKGDDNKS
- a CDS encoding ClbS/DfsB family four-helix bundle protein, encoding MARPTSKTDLTSASQINFEKLNDLIATMTEKEFNTPFDFSSDVKKKEAHWKRDKNLRDILIHLYEWHQLLLNWVSSNMKGEDRPFLIPPYNWKTYGDMNVEFWKKHQDTSLEDAEKMYKKSHNDVMKLAETFSDKELFTKDVFPWVGGSTLGSYFVSATASHYDWAMKKLKAHKKNCK
- a CDS encoding HAD family hydrolase, which translates into the protein MTTIILDKIKNLDSVIFDLDGTLWDSTNEILIAWNQVVEKYDDVINKFTKEDIEGFMGTPIDKIFKTFLFYLNDDKIKEIEEKCSNNEMKYIEAHGGRLYPGLEDVLIELSKKYKLFIVSNCQHGYIESFLKYYRFEIYFTDFEHIGRTGLSKGENIKLVMERNKLKSSIYVGDTEGDQWAAKFANIPFVYARYGFGEVEDYDYAIDGIKELI